In a single window of the Helicobacter felis ATCC 49179 genome:
- a CDS encoding 23S rRNA (pseudouridine(1915)-N(3))-methyltransferase RlmH → MTYCVYAISKPNPKLAPLVAHYQRQCLQFGAKLQIVDISPSKHNSKVSYTKALQPYLTPHTHLLALHPSGHTHTSESFSQLLASHARVHFFIAGAFGFDQNFLDRCVPLSLSALTLSHEIAKLVLCEQIFRALSLLNNHPYHK, encoded by the coding sequence ATGACTTATTGTGTCTATGCTATTTCTAAACCCAATCCTAAACTCGCCCCTCTTGTTGCGCACTATCAACGCCAGTGCCTGCAATTTGGTGCAAAGCTACAGATTGTAGATATTAGCCCCAGTAAGCATAATAGCAAGGTTAGCTACACCAAAGCTCTGCAACCCTATCTCACACCCCACACACACCTCCTAGCTCTGCACCCAAGTGGGCATACCCACACTAGCGAGAGTTTTAGCCAACTTTTAGCCTCACATGCCCGTGTGCATTTTTTTATTGCAGGAGCTTTTGGATTTGATCAAAACTTTTTAGATCGATGTGTCCCTCTTTCTTTGAGCGCGCTCACTTTAAGTCATGAGATCGCTAAATTAGTGTTGTGTGAGCAAATTTTTAGAGCTCTAAGTCTATTAAACAACCATCCCTATCACAAATAA
- a CDS encoding putative lipoprotein, which translates to MVSYVAGLFYSTNGDSKGIDDLKEAYGISQIPLLAQDIKHFESHDPKKMTWVIVEDGMQPTLEEFKITEFNFALPLLKPGKDFHKTFQISASGKAENLAVLSHFNAVVQKEYQTTLPAIKARAITSAILKTGAEAGLVGGGAAVGGSAGLAMQATGAGLAMLNKATTAADIRSSNVFPNTVYAGRVDSGTDFSLVIDGASTPFKFVTCAGKSAPSANQVCSDANNIIFVRTFPVANTIKVLTLK; encoded by the coding sequence ATGGTGAGCTATGTTGCCGGGTTGTTTTATTCGACTAATGGAGATAGTAAGGGCATTGATGATCTCAAAGAAGCCTATGGAATTAGTCAAATCCCACTCCTTGCCCAAGACATCAAACATTTTGAAAGCCATGATCCCAAAAAGATGACTTGGGTGATTGTCGAAGATGGGATGCAACCCACTTTAGAAGAATTTAAAATCACGGAGTTTAACTTTGCTCTGCCCCTCTTAAAGCCGGGTAAAGATTTCCATAAAACTTTCCAAATTAGTGCTAGTGGCAAGGCGGAAAATTTAGCAGTTCTCTCCCACTTTAACGCTGTGGTGCAGAAAGAATACCAAACCACCTTGCCTGCCATTAAAGCCCGCGCTATCACTTCAGCGATCTTAAAAACGGGTGCAGAGGCGGGCTTAGTAGGTGGGGGTGCAGCTGTAGGTGGAAGTGCTGGGTTGGCTATGCAGGCTACTGGAGCTGGTTTAGCCATGCTTAATAAAGCCACCACAGCAGCAGATATACGCAGTTCAAATGTTTTCCCTAACACTGTGTATGCCGGGCGTGTGGATAGTGGGACCGATTTTAGTTTAGTCATTGATGGCGCATCCACTCCCTTTAAGTTTGTAACTTGTGCGGGCAAGAGCGCGCCTAGTGCTAACCAAGTTTGTAGTGATGCGAATAATATTATCTTTGTGCGCACTTTCCCAGTAGCTAACACCATCAAGGTATTAACTCTAAAATAA
- a CDS encoding FAD-dependent oxidoreductase, whose protein sequence is MSYEYDLVVIGFGKAGKTLATMAAKKGQKVALIEQSKEMYGGTCINIGCIPSKALLSLATHKKGTSGYKESIEEKNKMVAFLREKNYQALVGAGVTLLEGQASFKDSHTLMIYHEDSCKEVSARTIVINTGSIPITPSIPIKSKCVYDSTSLMQLNKLPSHLVVVGGGYIGLEFASMFNLFGRVGQKNITQVSVLVRGDTFLPKEDALFQKSILDSLTSKGIQVIYNASVDSIVEHQVHYTDTKTQEKLSLEADAFLLAIGRVPNTAGLQLEKAGLKLGAHKEILTNEFLVANAEHEGNIYAVGDVKGGEMFTTYVSLDDFRIVSQHLYGDKSRSTKNRGVLPEVLYVETPYSHVGMRAKDIEKSGKKVLIKTLESAAMPGARVIENTTGRLQVLVEDNAQQRVLGASLHCALSYEVINLFSLAINHHLSFSALKDMIYTHPSIAEGLNLF, encoded by the coding sequence ATGAGTTATGAATATGATTTAGTGGTCATTGGTTTTGGTAAGGCAGGGAAAACTTTGGCAACTATGGCGGCCAAAAAAGGTCAAAAAGTTGCGCTCATCGAACAATCCAAAGAGATGTATGGGGGGACTTGCATCAACATTGGCTGCATTCCTTCCAAAGCTCTTTTAAGCCTAGCGACACATAAAAAAGGCACTTCGGGCTATAAAGAAAGCATTGAAGAAAAAAACAAGATGGTGGCTTTTTTACGAGAAAAAAACTACCAGGCCCTCGTTGGAGCAGGGGTTACACTCCTAGAAGGTCAGGCGAGTTTTAAAGACTCTCACACGCTAATGATCTATCACGAGGATAGTTGTAAGGAAGTGAGCGCGCGCACTATTGTTATTAACACCGGATCTATTCCTATCACTCCATCTATCCCTATCAAATCCAAGTGTGTTTATGACAGCACTTCTTTAATGCAGCTCAATAAATTGCCCTCGCATTTGGTCGTGGTGGGTGGAGGCTACATCGGCCTAGAATTTGCCAGTATGTTTAATCTTTTTGGGCGTGTAGGGCAAAAAAATATTACTCAGGTGAGTGTTTTAGTGCGCGGGGATACCTTTTTACCCAAAGAAGATGCGCTTTTTCAAAAGAGTATTTTAGATTCACTAACAAGCAAGGGGATTCAAGTCATTTATAACGCCAGTGTGGACAGCATTGTTGAACACCAAGTCCACTATACAGATACTAAAACACAAGAAAAACTTTCTTTAGAAGCAGACGCTTTCTTGCTAGCTATCGGGCGTGTGCCCAATACAGCAGGATTGCAATTAGAAAAAGCTGGTTTGAAACTAGGCGCGCATAAGGAGATTTTGACCAATGAATTTCTTGTTGCCAACGCTGAGCATGAGGGTAATATCTATGCTGTAGGGGATGTGAAAGGGGGAGAAATGTTCACCACCTATGTTAGTTTAGATGATTTCAGAATTGTTTCCCAGCATCTCTATGGCGATAAATCCCGTTCTACAAAGAATCGCGGAGTTTTGCCCGAAGTGCTCTATGTGGAAACTCCCTATAGTCATGTGGGCATGCGCGCTAAAGACATCGAAAAATCCGGTAAAAAAGTTTTAATTAAAACGCTAGAGAGTGCTGCGATGCCCGGGGCTAGAGTGATAGAGAACACCACAGGGCGTTTGCAGGTGCTTGTAGAGGACAATGCGCAACAGAGAGTGCTTGGAGCTAGTTTGCATTGCGCCCTCTCTTATGAGGTGATTAACCTCTTTAGTCTAGCCATAAACCACCATTTAAGTTTTAGCGCGCTCAAAGATATGATTTACACACACCCTTCTATTGCTGAAGGGTTGAATCTTTTTTAA
- the plsX gene encoding phosphate acyltransferase PlsX, with translation MKIVVDMMGADQGVLPIIEGVSQALGTKTFEAIMVGDAQKAKAFISKDLAPKVEIIDCPDYIRMEEHATDALKRKESSIFVGMDILKNGADALVSAGHSGATMGLATLKIGRIKGVSRPALCTLMPSIKNRASLCLDVGANTDCRPEYLLDFAIMGYQYAKSVLGYENPTIGLLSNGEEDSKGNLITKEAFKLISEYPLFANHATTPIFKGNVEGNDIFDNTVDVIVCDGFVGNVVLKTIEGTASAIGSIFKNEIRHSFGAKLGALLLKGAFGTLRQKTDYAEYGGAPLLGVSKAVIISHGKSNARAIECAIYQAIKAKEGGMCEKMMQAFEHKDTQPS, from the coding sequence ATGAAAATTGTTGTTGATATGATGGGAGCAGATCAAGGGGTCTTACCCATTATTGAAGGGGTTTCTCAGGCACTCGGCACCAAAACCTTTGAAGCCATTATGGTAGGCGATGCGCAAAAAGCTAAGGCCTTTATTTCTAAAGACCTCGCTCCCAAAGTTGAGATTATTGACTGCCCAGACTATATCCGCATGGAAGAACATGCCACCGATGCGCTCAAGCGCAAGGAATCTTCTATCTTTGTGGGGATGGACATTCTCAAAAATGGGGCGGATGCGTTGGTTTCAGCAGGGCATAGTGGAGCTACGATGGGATTAGCTACCTTGAAGATCGGGCGCATCAAAGGAGTTAGCCGTCCGGCACTTTGCACCCTTATGCCCTCTATTAAAAACCGGGCGAGCTTGTGTCTGGATGTGGGTGCTAATACAGATTGTCGCCCCGAATACCTCTTAGACTTTGCAATCATGGGTTATCAGTATGCTAAAAGTGTTTTAGGGTATGAGAACCCCACCATCGGGCTTCTTTCCAATGGTGAAGAGGATAGCAAAGGAAATCTGATCACCAAAGAAGCTTTTAAGCTCATTAGTGAATACCCTCTTTTTGCCAATCATGCGACTACCCCTATTTTTAAAGGCAATGTAGAGGGTAATGACATTTTTGACAACACCGTGGATGTCATTGTTTGCGATGGCTTTGTGGGCAATGTGGTCCTAAAAACCATTGAGGGGACAGCCAGTGCCATTGGCTCTATTTTTAAAAATGAAATCCGCCATAGCTTTGGAGCTAAGTTGGGGGCCCTGCTTCTTAAAGGCGCTTTTGGCACTCTGAGGCAAAAGACGGATTATGCTGAATATGGGGGCGCGCCCCTCTTGGGCGTGAGTAAAGCTGTCATCATCAGTCATGGCAAGAGCAATGCCCGCGCTATTGAATGCGCCATTTATCAAGCGATTAAAGCTAAAGAGGGTGGCATGTGTGAAAAAATGATGCAGGCTTTTGAACACAAGGATACACAGCCATCTTAA
- a CDS encoding lipoprotein, with translation MRYSKSLLLVSTCGLVFLGCAHKSGADLDKFSQNYYTQQHQKADALSKELIAKDKKQRDASLWNLENGVNAFMAGNYKDSLNTLDKANKTFDTNWKNMEKGLAKVGAATFGSATNVPYEGHMYEWTLTNYYMALDYAFMDKFNEARVEFNRTVDRQRRIKEAYAKQIAKVNAEMEKAKKKDGNKAQGMEKSMKGLDQELSKRYSSLEQFKAYDGFINVLTNL, from the coding sequence ATGCGCTATAGCAAAAGCTTGTTGTTGGTATCTACTTGTGGTTTGGTGTTTTTAGGTTGTGCTCATAAGAGCGGGGCGGATTTGGATAAATTCAGCCAAAACTACTATACACAACAACACCAAAAGGCCGACGCTTTGTCTAAAGAATTAATCGCCAAGGATAAAAAGCAAAGAGACGCTTCTTTGTGGAATCTAGAAAATGGGGTCAATGCCTTTATGGCAGGCAACTATAAAGATTCATTGAACACCTTAGACAAGGCAAATAAAACCTTTGACACCAATTGGAAGAATATGGAAAAAGGTTTAGCCAAAGTGGGTGCGGCGACCTTTGGAAGTGCGACCAATGTGCCTTATGAAGGACACATGTATGAGTGGACTCTTACCAACTATTATATGGCACTAGATTACGCCTTTATGGATAAATTCAACGAAGCTCGCGTAGAGTTTAACCGTACTGTGGATCGCCAACGCCGCATTAAAGAAGCTTATGCAAAACAAATTGCTAAAGTCAATGCCGAAATGGAAAAGGCCAAAAAGAAAGATGGCAATAAGGCACAGGGCATGGAAAAATCCATGAAAGGCTTGGATCAAGAGTTAAGTAAGAGATACTCCAGTCTTGAGCAATTTAAAGCCTATGATGGTTTTATTAACGTTCTTACAAACCTATAA
- the accD gene encoding acetyl-CoA carboxylase, carboxyltransferase subunit beta codes for MGFADFLKSLKKNRVQSSEKDMPSHWIKCPQCNALMYYKEVFAKYHVCLKCHYHFRMSANDRIDFLCDPGTFVEFDKELRPVDPLNFVDKESYKQRVKKYQAKTGRPSSVISGEGEINEIRMQIVIFDFAFMGGSLGSVEGEKIVRAIDRAVQKRQALLIVSASGGARMQESTYALMQMAKTSAALNKLSEAKLPFISLLTDPTFGGVSASFAFLGDLIIAEPGAMIGFAGARVIKQTIGAELPQGFQSAEFLLEHGLIDMIIQRKDLKKSISDLVGMLTHT; via the coding sequence ATGGGTTTTGCCGATTTCCTCAAGAGTCTTAAGAAAAATAGGGTGCAATCTTCAGAAAAAGACATGCCTAGTCATTGGATTAAATGCCCGCAGTGCAACGCGCTGATGTACTATAAAGAGGTGTTTGCCAAATATCATGTTTGCTTGAAGTGTCATTACCATTTTCGCATGAGTGCTAACGATCGCATTGACTTCCTCTGCGATCCGGGGACTTTTGTTGAATTTGATAAAGAGCTCAGACCTGTTGATCCGCTCAACTTTGTAGATAAAGAAAGTTATAAGCAACGCGTCAAAAAATACCAAGCCAAGACAGGGCGGCCAAGTTCGGTGATTAGCGGAGAGGGGGAGATTAATGAGATTAGAATGCAAATTGTCATCTTTGATTTTGCCTTTATGGGGGGCTCTTTGGGTTCTGTAGAGGGGGAAAAGATTGTGCGCGCCATTGATCGAGCGGTGCAAAAACGCCAAGCTCTTTTGATTGTTTCAGCTAGCGGAGGTGCTAGAATGCAGGAATCCACTTACGCGCTCATGCAAATGGCAAAAACTAGCGCAGCTCTTAACAAACTCTCTGAGGCGAAGTTGCCCTTTATTTCCCTGCTCACAGACCCAACTTTTGGAGGTGTGAGCGCGTCTTTTGCCTTTTTGGGCGATCTCATCATTGCTGAACCGGGTGCTATGATAGGTTTTGCTGGTGCGCGCGTGATCAAGCAGACGATCGGCGCAGAATTGCCTCAAGGTTTTCAAAGTGCAGAATTTTTGTTAGAACATGGTTTAATTGACATGATCATCCAGCGTAAAGACCTCAAAAAGAGCATTAGCGATCTAGTGGGTATGCTTACGCACACATGA
- the dnaN gene encoding DNA polymerase III subunit beta, with amino-acid sequence MKFIIAKTELEAALKDLIAFTNKKDMVNITSHVCIEAKTDALIFQANDLEMGLCLTLNIPAQETGSAVLNAKYLLDIISKLEKGDLLLESQDNFMHVHFKRSKFKLPLLDKEYFPSFPTYDHLPVVYFDDSTLSDYFKKLAQVITTNASKYEFSGVLLALQENLELVATDTKRLSVVQMEIGGTTSADRQELILPKRAMLEVAKLFRGDFEMRYDKNMIFFKNASMVLFAKLISGKYPHYQNIIPSTFAHQLECNTQDFKDAINITQALGATTKIIFRPDKIEFETLQTENPSFASTFVEASTPLDGFVIHAQARHLLDALSALSTPTFDFCLSVENQPFVIQKNGFITVVMPVAI; translated from the coding sequence GTGAAATTCATCATTGCTAAAACGGAATTAGAGGCCGCACTCAAGGATCTCATCGCCTTTACCAATAAAAAAGACATGGTTAATATCACTTCTCATGTTTGCATTGAAGCTAAAACAGATGCTTTAATTTTTCAGGCTAATGATTTAGAAATGGGACTGTGCTTGACTTTAAATATTCCTGCTCAAGAAACCGGTAGCGCGGTTTTAAACGCTAAATATTTGCTAGACATCATCTCTAAATTAGAAAAGGGAGATTTGCTCTTAGAGAGTCAAGACAACTTTATGCATGTCCACTTTAAACGCTCTAAATTTAAATTGCCTCTTTTGGACAAAGAATATTTCCCCTCATTCCCCACTTACGATCATCTTCCTGTCGTATATTTTGACGATTCCACTCTGAGCGACTATTTTAAAAAGCTTGCTCAAGTCATTACAACAAACGCGTCCAAATATGAATTTTCAGGAGTGCTTTTAGCCCTCCAAGAGAATTTAGAACTTGTCGCCACAGATACAAAACGGCTCTCTGTCGTGCAGATGGAAATTGGAGGAACAACAAGCGCGGACAGACAAGAGTTGATTCTTCCAAAACGAGCGATGCTTGAGGTCGCTAAACTCTTTAGAGGGGACTTTGAAATGCGCTATGATAAAAACATGATCTTCTTTAAAAACGCGTCTATGGTGTTGTTTGCAAAACTCATCAGTGGTAAATACCCCCATTACCAAAACATTATCCCCTCTACATTTGCCCACCAACTAGAATGTAACACCCAAGATTTTAAAGATGCTATCAATATCACACAAGCACTAGGAGCGACCACGAAAATTATTTTCCGCCCCGATAAAATTGAATTTGAAACTCTGCAGACAGAAAACCCTAGTTTTGCTTCTACTTTTGTGGAGGCGAGCACTCCCCTAGATGGTTTTGTGATCCACGCCCAAGCGCGCCATTTATTAGACGCTCTGAGCGCTCTCTCCACCCCCACTTTTGATTTTTGCCTTAGCGTTGAAAACCAACCCTTTGTCATTCAAAAAAATGGTTTCATCACTGTGGTGATGCCCGTAGCGATATAA
- the rpmF gene encoding 50S ribosomal protein L32: MAVPDRRVSKTRGRKRRTHYSVKLAMPVKTKDGSWKLPHFTNKFTGTYK, from the coding sequence ATGGCAGTTCCTGATAGACGCGTGAGCAAAACAAGAGGCAGAAAAAGACGCACACATTACAGCGTGAAATTGGCGATGCCCGTTAAAACCAAAGACGGAAGTTGGAAATTGCCTCATTTTACCAATAAATTTACGGGCACTTACAAATAA
- the ndk gene encoding nucleoside-diphosphate kinase, with product MSRTLSIIKPDGVQKRIIGKIITRFEEAGLEVVRIKRLKLTPEQAHDFYAVHKERPFFKDLMAFMTSGEVVVMVLEGENAVEKNRELMGATDPKVAKPGTIRADFADNIDANVVHGSDSAENAQREIAFFFA from the coding sequence ATGTCTAGGACACTCTCCATTATTAAGCCCGATGGGGTGCAAAAGCGCATCATCGGCAAAATCATCACGCGTTTTGAAGAGGCGGGCTTAGAGGTGGTGCGCATCAAACGCCTGAAATTAACTCCCGAGCAAGCGCATGACTTTTACGCCGTGCACAAGGAACGCCCGTTTTTTAAAGATTTAATGGCTTTTATGACCAGTGGGGAGGTGGTTGTGATGGTGTTAGAGGGCGAGAATGCGGTAGAAAAGAACCGCGAGTTGATGGGAGCTACCGATCCAAAAGTAGCCAAACCGGGCACTATCCGCGCTGATTTTGCGGACAATATTGATGCTAATGTGGTGCATGGGAGCGATAGTGCTGAAAACGCCCAAAGAGAGATTGCCTTTTTCTTCGCATAA
- a CDS encoding ATP-binding protein produces MNLLPYFQDFLTASHVDETRIFPALVCTREEAQILRHLLKEYLKGQVEVEVRQILEKNTASMSEILEGKIADSLKAMLASLAHIRRLIDLEWVQEKRMKTQENSLLELVDGCLSLSPAFFKLLEKGLEEVPPNTNPYEDHLEYLNDWFSLIDLLYKLQRQKDSCVKKHVHAQIQRLRQRINTRLENTPRLFEIQKFLHKHHLKHAEEILFFALLKSAYVEDYSRIDEGCDFKSLINLPCVDTPLDPSILSPKSPLLQKGLVDFEEVLEPLNQNMVRQYFLQDWVLNAISVSNFHPKNGNTLKNILKDSDIFEALEPKLGLEDVVLSQKTRETLEILCKQIDPKLQARLRSWGIIKEARIEAKIIFYGPPGTGKTMSALALAKSLKKEVLCFDCSKILSMYVGESEKNVRKIFDDYYKIAKQCKNPPILFLDEADQFLSSRTTATSGADKMHNQMQNIFLHQIEKFEGVLIATTNLLETLDTAFSRRFNHKIEFKPPTFAQRVQLWQQYLPPHAPYSGGHTLESLANALAHHTLSGGQIALVVKNTAYKVATYAHPTFTLEDFLAEIHKERQGNFEGGKNIGFGV; encoded by the coding sequence ATGAATTTGCTACCTTATTTTCAGGATTTTTTAACAGCTAGCCATGTTGATGAAACGCGTATCTTTCCTGCTCTGGTGTGTACTAGAGAGGAAGCACAGATATTGCGTCATTTACTCAAAGAATATCTCAAAGGACAGGTTGAGGTAGAGGTAAGGCAAATCTTAGAAAAAAATACGGCTTCTATGTCTGAAATCTTAGAGGGCAAGATTGCAGACTCTTTGAAGGCTATGTTGGCCTCTCTTGCACATATCAGACGGCTCATAGACTTAGAATGGGTGCAAGAAAAGCGGATGAAAACCCAAGAGAACTCTTTATTGGAACTTGTGGATGGTTGCCTAAGTCTTAGTCCTGCTTTTTTTAAACTTCTTGAAAAGGGGCTAGAGGAAGTGCCCCCGAATACAAACCCCTATGAAGATCATTTGGAGTATTTGAACGATTGGTTTTCCCTCATCGATCTTTTATATAAATTGCAACGGCAAAAAGATTCTTGTGTCAAAAAACATGTCCACGCACAAATCCAGCGTTTAAGACAGAGAATAAACACCCGTTTAGAAAACACTCCTCGCCTTTTTGAAATCCAAAAATTCCTGCATAAGCACCATCTCAAACACGCCGAAGAGATTCTCTTTTTTGCCTTGCTTAAAAGTGCTTATGTGGAAGACTATAGCCGGATTGATGAGGGTTGCGATTTTAAAAGTCTTATTAATTTGCCATGTGTAGACACGCCCCTAGACCCTTCCATTTTAAGTCCTAAATCCCCTTTGCTTCAAAAGGGACTCGTGGATTTTGAAGAAGTTTTAGAACCTCTTAATCAAAATATGGTAAGGCAATATTTTTTACAAGATTGGGTTTTAAATGCCATCTCTGTATCCAATTTTCACCCTAAAAATGGCAACACTTTAAAAAATATTCTCAAAGACAGCGATATTTTTGAGGCTTTAGAGCCCAAATTAGGTTTGGAAGATGTGGTCTTGAGTCAAAAGACTAGAGAAACATTAGAAATTTTATGCAAGCAAATCGATCCTAAATTGCAGGCACGCCTACGGAGTTGGGGCATCATCAAAGAAGCGCGCATAGAGGCCAAAATTATTTTCTATGGCCCTCCGGGAACAGGCAAAACTATGAGTGCCCTAGCTTTAGCTAAAAGCCTTAAAAAAGAAGTCTTATGTTTTGATTGCTCTAAAATCCTCTCTATGTATGTGGGCGAATCTGAAAAGAATGTACGCAAGATTTTTGATGATTACTATAAAATCGCCAAACAATGCAAAAATCCTCCCATTCTGTTCTTAGATGAAGCCGATCAATTTTTGAGCAGCCGCACCACGGCGACCAGTGGGGCGGATAAAATGCACAACCAGATGCAAAATATCTTTTTACATCAAATTGAAAAATTTGAGGGGGTTTTAATCGCCACCACGAACTTATTAGAAACCCTAGACACCGCTTTTTCGCGCCGTTTCAACCATAAGATCGAGTTTAAACCCCCCACTTTTGCCCAAAGAGTCCAGCTTTGGCAACAATATTTGCCCCCGCACGCCCCCTATTCTGGAGGACACACTCTAGAAAGCTTGGCCAATGCTTTGGCGCACCATACTTTGAGCGGGGGGCAAATCGCTCTAGTGGTTAAAAACACCGCCTACAAGGTAGCTACCTATGCACATCCGACTTTCACCCTAGAGGATTTTCTAGCAGAAATCCATAAAGAGAGACAGGGGAATTTTGAGGGGGGTAAAAATATTGGATTTGGGGTTTAA
- a CDS encoding IS607 family transposase, producing the protein MNNLLSIGQASKVLGVSIQTLRNWEKKGLLKPDNYTKGGERRYKLESLKNINKNIVFHNDNRKTIAYARVSSADQKEDLIRQVQVLELYCSKLGFNYEVIQDLGSGMNYYKKGLTKLLNLILESQVKRLVLTHKDRLLRFGAELVFAICEAKEVEVIVINQGDENVRFEEELAKDVLEIITVFSARLYGARSKKNKQLLEQMQAVVENNVTTDPQD; encoded by the coding sequence ATGAATAATTTGCTATCCATAGGTCAAGCAAGTAAGGTTTTAGGTGTCAGTATCCAAACTTTGAGAAATTGGGAGAAAAAAGGCTTACTAAAACCCGACAACTATACAAAAGGCGGGGAGCGTAGATACAAGCTAGAGAGCCTTAAAAATATCAACAAAAATATTGTTTTTCATAACGATAACCGCAAGACCATCGCCTATGCCCGTGTTTCTAGTGCCGACCAAAAAGAGGATTTAATCCGCCAAGTGCAGGTTTTAGAGCTTTATTGTTCTAAACTGGGCTTTAATTACGAAGTGATCCAAGACTTAGGCTCAGGTATGAATTATTATAAAAAGGGCTTAACTAAACTTCTTAACCTTATCCTAGAGAGCCAAGTAAAAAGGCTTGTTTTGACCCATAAAGACCGCTTGTTACGCTTTGGCGCGGAGCTAGTGTTTGCTATCTGTGAGGCTAAAGAAGTGGAAGTTATTGTTATTAATCAAGGCGATGAGAATGTCCGCTTCGAGGAGGAGTTAGCTAAAGATGTGCTAGAAATCATTACCGTATTCTCCGCTAGACTTTATGGCGCACGCTCCAAGAAAAACAAACAACTTTTAGAACAAATGCAAGCAGTGGTAGAAAACAATGTTACAACTGACCCACAAGATTGA
- the der gene encoding ribosome biogenesis GTPase Der gives MQRCRLVMRTIALVGRPNVGKSSLFNCLVKSRQAITSAFAGTTRDIRQGVVSLGGVFVQLLDTGGLDPGHALGTQITKHSLETIQKCDLVFYVVDGKQIPLDEDKNYFYRICQKVRNCFLIVNKIDNDQEAREAYSFSSFGAKAMFFVSASHNRGLQALIQATITQLNLQESPTQEISPLVSAIQVGIIGRVNVGKSSLLNALVQQERALVSEVAGTTIDPVDQHISHHGQEICFVDTAGLRQRSKIQGLEKYALDRTTKVLEQSQIAILVLDVSVPFVDLDEKIAALVDKHRLGVVVVFNKWDIRHANFEAIMESFKHKFKFLHYAPTITASALDKRHVEKIKDKILEVYAHFCKRISTSTLNQVIAEATQKHPLPSDHGKIVRIYYGTQFASCPPQIALVMNRPKALHFSYKRYLINVLRQKFGFLGTPIILSTRDKKSQ, from the coding sequence ATCCAGAGATGTAGGCTTGTGATGCGCACGATCGCTCTTGTAGGTCGCCCCAATGTGGGTAAAAGCTCCCTTTTTAATTGTTTAGTTAAAAGTAGGCAGGCCATCACCTCTGCATTTGCAGGCACAACTAGAGATATTAGACAGGGTGTGGTTTCTCTAGGAGGTGTTTTTGTGCAACTCTTAGATACCGGAGGCCTTGATCCCGGACATGCTCTAGGAACACAGATTACAAAACATAGCCTAGAAACCATTCAAAAATGCGATTTGGTATTCTATGTGGTGGATGGCAAACAAATCCCCTTAGATGAAGACAAAAACTATTTTTATCGGATATGCCAAAAGGTGCGAAACTGCTTTCTTATCGTTAATAAAATAGACAATGATCAAGAAGCAAGAGAAGCTTATAGTTTTTCAAGCTTTGGGGCTAAGGCGATGTTCTTTGTTTCAGCGAGTCATAATAGAGGATTGCAAGCCCTTATACAGGCCACCATCACCCAATTAAACCTTCAAGAGAGTCCTACTCAAGAAATATCTCCCCTTGTATCTGCGATCCAGGTAGGCATTATTGGGCGGGTGAATGTGGGCAAGAGTTCGTTATTAAACGCCCTAGTGCAACAGGAACGCGCTCTAGTTTCAGAAGTGGCGGGCACAACCATAGACCCAGTAGATCAGCACATCAGCCACCATGGCCAAGAAATTTGTTTCGTGGACACGGCAGGTTTGCGTCAAAGAAGCAAAATTCAAGGGTTGGAAAAATACGCTCTAGATCGCACCACAAAGGTGCTTGAACAATCTCAAATTGCGATCTTGGTTTTAGATGTGAGCGTCCCCTTTGTAGACCTAGATGAAAAAATCGCTGCTTTGGTGGATAAACATCGCTTAGGCGTGGTGGTGGTGTTCAATAAATGGGATATTCGACATGCCAATTTTGAGGCAATTATGGAGAGCTTTAAGCACAAGTTTAAATTTTTGCACTACGCGCCTACAATCACTGCTAGCGCGCTAGATAAGCGGCATGTTGAAAAAATTAAGGATAAAATCTTAGAAGTGTATGCGCATTTTTGCAAACGCATTTCCACGAGCACGCTCAATCAAGTCATTGCAGAGGCCACTCAAAAACACCCCTTGCCTAGCGATCATGGCAAAATTGTGCGTATCTACTACGGCACGCAATTTGCCTCTTGTCCACCTCAAATTGCTTTGGTGATGAACCGCCCTAAAGCGTTGCATTTTAGCTACAAACGCTATTTGATAAATGTGTTACGCCAAAAATTTGGGTTTTTGGGCACGCCCATTATCCTAAGCACGCGAGACAAGAAGAGTCAATGA